The window GCCTGTTGCGCCGGGCGTACCGCCGCCCGCCCACCCAGGTGGAAACGGATCGCGTCTTCCAATTTGCCGCCGCGCAAATGAAAGCCGGGCTCAAGTGGGAGGCGGCGATGCAAAAGGTGGTGCAGGTGGTGTTGTGCTCGCCGAAGTTTCTCTTTCGCGTGGAGATGGACGACCGCCCGACCGCTCCGGAGGCGCGGCCGATTGATGAATTCCACCTTGCCGCGCGCCTTTCTTATTTTCTCTGGAGCAGCATGCCGGATGACGCGCTACTGGACCTTGCCACCAATCGCAAGCTCACCGCGAACCTCGATGCGCAGGTGGACCGCATGCTGGCGGATGCGCGTGCGGGGGAATTGGTGCGGAATTTCATGCAACAATGGCTGCAGATTCAGCGCCTCCAGACCGTGGCGCCGGATACCCAGTTGTTTCCCGCGTTCAATGAATCGCTCCGACAAGCCATGCTGCGGGAGACGGAATTATTTTGCGAAACGGTGATGAAGGAAGATCGGAGCCTGCTGGAGTTGATCGATGCCGACTTCACGTTCCTGAATGCGCCTTTGGCCAAGCATTACGGCATCAGCAAAACCGGCGGCGAAAAACCGCAGCCGTTGAAGTTCAAGGGCGCGGATTTCCAGCGGGTGTTGCTGGCGGATCGTACGCGCGGCGGCTTGCTCACACAGGCGAGTGTGTTGACGGTCACCTCCAACCCCACGCGCACCTCGCCGGTGAAACGGGGCCGCTGGGTGCTGGAGCAGTTTTTGGGATCGCCTCCACCGCCCCCACCGCCGGATGTGCCGGAACTGGAGGAGACGGGGAAGACGCTCACCGCCGACACTCTGCGCAAGCGCATGGAGGTGCACCGCAAGAACCCCAGCTGCGCGAACTGCCACGCGAAGATGGATCCCATCGGGTTTGCGCTGGAAAACTACAATGCCATCGGCGGCTACCGCACGCAGGACGGAGGACAGCCCATCGACGCAGCCGGGGAGTTTGCTGACGGGACAAAATTTGCCGGGGTTGAAGATTTGAAAACGATCATCCGTCATAAGAAGGCATTGTTTGTGCGCTGCATTTCTGAGAAGATGCTGACCTACGCGCTAGGCCGCGGATTGACCTACCGCGACCGGCCCGCCATCGAAAAAATTGCGACGGCACTGGAGCGCAACGAGTACAAATTTTCCGTGCTGGTGAAAGAGATTGCCAAGAGCGAACCCTTCGGCCGCCGGCGCGGATTTAAAACAGAGGATTAATCGATGACCCACACAACCCTTTCACGTCGTAAAATGCTCCAAGGATTGGGCGTGACCCTGTCCTTGCCGTGGCTCGAGGCAATGGGCCCGCTGAACGCCTGGAGCGATCAACCCGCCAATGGCCAGTCGGACAAGGCCGTGCCCAACCGCATGGCGTTCCTGTACGTGCCCAACGGCAAAAACATGGTCGACTGGACGCCCAAAAAGGAGGGCGCGGGTTATGATCTCCCGACCATTTTGAAGCCGCTCTCCAAGGTCCAAAACAAATTGCAGGTGCTCACTGGCCTCACCGCGGACAAGGCCCGGGCACACGGCAGCGGGGGCGGCGACCACGCCCGCGCTTTGGCGGCGTTCCTCACCGGGGCGCATCCCAAGAAAACCGATGGCACGGACATTCGCAACGGCATCTCGGTGGATCAAGTGGCCGCGCAGGCCATGGGCGACCAAGTGCGGTTGCCTTCCCTGGAACTAGGCGCCGAGGCAGGCGCCATGGCTGGCAACTGTGACTCGGGTTACAGCTGCGTGTATTCCTCCACCATGTCATGGCGTTCGGCAACTCAGCCCCTGCCGAAAGAGGTGAATCCTAAGCTGGCTTTTGAGCGGCTCTTCGGCGGAGGCAACAACGCCGACCGCGCCCAGCGTGATGCCGCCCGCAAGAGCATCCTCGATTTTGTGCGGGAAGATTCCAAGGACCTCAATCGCAAGCTCAGCGC is drawn from Limisphaerales bacterium and contains these coding sequences:
- a CDS encoding DUF1592 domain-containing protein, translated to MKCIGTLGLGLAIVLTVSAADEKGPDFSREGVAFLKQHCLECHSGEDPKAELSLEGYRDSASVVKGRKTFEKVLRMLAIGEMPPKKKARPTVAAVEAFTERVQAVWDYSDRNSKPDPGRVTMRRLNRVEYRNTVRDLLGVDFDPTESFPSDDIGHGFDNIGDVLTLSPVLMERYLDAAETISKRVISVNPPKPPVRYLSGIYLQPGGSTTKDPFRRMDPASEDAKVSGPLTGPGGYFKLTADAELFLRATLYAEPKGKEPVHVALYIQGGGVKEGSSAQELAKVFGGESPRLKGAKILKTFEITARDSKAPQTIEVKVSRTAVANAGIALVKPASGKPHAILHIRHLSTEGPLETRPSSHLKLLGPTMGQPTAARQQEMIGRLLRRAYRRPPTQVETDRVFQFAAAQMKAGLKWEAAMQKVVQVVLCSPKFLFRVEMDDRPTAPEARPIDEFHLAARLSYFLWSSMPDDALLDLATNRKLTANLDAQVDRMLADARAGELVRNFMQQWLQIQRLQTVAPDTQLFPAFNESLRQAMLRETELFCETVMKEDRSLLELIDADFTFLNAPLAKHYGISKTGGEKPQPLKFKGADFQRVLLADRTRGGLLTQASVLTVTSNPTRTSPVKRGRWVLEQFLGSPPPPPPPDVPELEETGKTLTADTLRKRMEVHRKNPSCANCHAKMDPIGFALENYNAIGGYRTQDGGQPIDAAGEFADGTKFAGVEDLKTIIRHKKALFVRCISEKMLTYALGRGLTYRDRPAIEKIATALERNEYKFSVLVKEIAKSEPFGRRRGFKTED
- a CDS encoding DUF1552 domain-containing protein — protein: MLQGLGVTLSLPWLEAMGPLNAWSDQPANGQSDKAVPNRMAFLYVPNGKNMVDWTPKKEGAGYDLPTILKPLSKVQNKLQVLTGLTADKARAHGSGGGDHARALAAFLTGAHPKKTDGTDIRNGISVDQVAAQAMGDQVRLPSLELGAEAGAMAGNCDSGYSCVYSSTMSWRSATQPLPKEVNPKLAFERLFGGGNNADRAQRDAARKSILDFVREDSKDLNRKLSANDVRKLDEYYTAIRDIELRIERAANLPPVQTPDYPAPKGVPGDYEEHIRLMCDLIVLAFQADVTRVTSFVLANEGSNKPYPFIKVSEGHHDLSHHGGKAEKKEKIRTINIFHTRQLAYLLEKLDSVKEAGGTLLDHSMIAYGSANSDGNAHNHDDLPILLAGGGCGTLKPGRHVRYADETPLANLWISMLNRMDVNVAQLGDSTGGLKHLG